The sequence GTTCCTGGGTGGCATCAAGTCCATGAACGCACCGCCCGCGGTGATCTTCGTCATCGACCCCAACCACGAGCACATCGCCGTGTGCGAGGGCAACAAGCTCGGGATTCCCATCGTGGCGCTCACGGACACCAATTGCGATCCCGACGTCATCGACTACGTGATTCCGGGTAACGATGACGCCATTCGCTCGATCAAGCTCATCACGGCGCGCATTGCCGACGCCTGCCTCGAGGGTCAGCGTCGAAGGAAAGACTACCTGCAGAGCGGACGGCGTGAGGATGGGTCCGAGCCGGGTTTCACAATCGAGTTCGCTCGTTCACGCCGTGCAGCCCCATACGAAACGAACAAGCGATGATCACCACGCCCATGCCGCCGGCACCAACCGATGCAGGGGAGGCTGGAGCGCCGAACAGCCCCACGGCTGAAGAACAGGAACAGGCATCATGGTTGAAGTGAGCGCGACGAGGGTCAAACAGCTCCGTAGTCGCACCGGAGCCGGCATCATGGACTGCAAGAACGCCCTGGTGGAAGCCGGGGGCGACGAGGACAAGGCCGTCGAGATCATTCAGAAAAAGGGCCTTGCCAAGGCGGCCAAAAAGGCCGGCGCGATCGCCGCGGAGGGCGTAGTTCACGCCTACGTTCATCCGGGAAGCCGGATCGGTGTCCTTGTCGAGGTCAACTGCCAAACAGACTTCGTTGCCCGCAACGACGAGTTCAGGGCCTTTGCCGACGATATCGCGCTGCAGATCGCGTCCATGGCTCCCCTGTACGTTTCCCCCGAGGACCTGCCTCCGGAGCACAAATCGAAACAGGCCGAGATCTTCAGGGCCCAGCTGATCGAGCAAGCCAATCGCACCGGCAAGAAACATCCCGATCACGTCGTAGAGCGGATCGTGGAAGGTCGCTTGGAGAAGTGGTTGGGCGAATCGTGCCTCCTCGAGCAACCCTTCATTCGCGACAACGACAAGACCATCGGGCACGTCGCCGATCTGCTGACGGCCAAGCTCGGTGAGCGGATTTCGGTGCGAAGGTTCGTCCGCTTTGAGCTGGGCGAGGGGATCGAAAAGAAGAAGAACGACCTGGCGAAGGAAGTCGCCGAGGCCCTAGCCGGATAGGGGTGGGGCTGGTGACCGATGCAGGTTAGTCCAGGCGGCCGGCCCCAGCGCATCCTGCTCAAGCTCTCCGGTGAGGCGCTTTGTGGAAGCCCGGGTGGCTACGGAGTGGAGCTGAGCACACTCGAAGGCATATGCTCGGAGCTTACGGATGTGCACGCCATGGGTGTGCAGATCGCCATCGTCATCGGCGGAGGCAATATATTTCGCGGCCTCAAGGGAAGCGCAGCCGGCATGGATCGCGCGAGCGCGGACTACATGGGGATGCTGGCCACGGTCATCAACGGCATTGCGCTGCAGGACGGTCTCGAAAAGCACGGTGTGGAGACTCGCCTGCTGGCCGCTCTGGAGGTTCGCCAGGTGGCAGAGCCCTACATACGACGCCGCGCGATCCGACACCTGGAAAAGGGGCGACTCGTCATTTTTGTTGCGGGAACGGGCAATCCGTTCTTCTCTACCGACACGGCTGCTGCGCTCCGTGCCATGGAAATCCAAGCGGACCTGTTGTGCAAGGCAACCAAAGTCAGCGGGGTGTACGACAAGGATCCGGTCAAATACTCGGATGCGAGCATGTTCCGAAGGTTGAGCTACGACCGCTTCATTGGCGAACGCATGGGGGTCATGGACGCCACCGCGGTCACGTTGTGCCGGGACAACAATCTGCCGATCCGCGTCTTTCAGCTGACGCAGCGGGGTAACATCCGGCGAGTCATCGAGGGACAAGAGCTCGGGACGCTGGTGACCCAGAGCGAAGACAGCATCTAACATGGGGTCGCTGAGATGATCGACGAAGCGCATGAGGAGCTACGGACCGCGGTCGCAAAATCCCACGAGGCGCTGCGGCGCGAGCTGTCCAAGCTGCGAACGGGGCGAGCCAACCCCGCGTTGCTCGAGTCGCTGCGTGTGGATTCTTACGGCCAGCCTACGCCCATTCATCAAATGGCGACCGTGGGCGTGCCGGAGCCGCGCCTGCTCACGATCAAGGCCTGGGATCGTAGCCAGGTCAAGGCGATCGAGCGTGCCATCCTGGAGTCGGACCTGGGTTTGAACCCGCAGTCCGACGGCGAGCTGATTCGGGTGCCGCTGCCTCCCCTGACCGAGGATCGCCGCAAGGAACTGGTCAAGATCGCGCGCAAGTACGGGGAGGACGCCAAGGTATCGATCCGCAAGGCGCGCCACAACGCCAAGGACTTGTTGTCCACGCTGCGTGAGGAGGGCGAGGCCAGCGAAGACGAGGTGGAGCGAGCCAGCAAGCGCGTGGAAGAGATCGTGCAGAAAGCCACGGCCGAGGTGGACGCGATCGTCGGGCGCAAGGAAAGCGATATCCTCGCCCTGTAGCCGTCCCGCCGCCTACCCGCATCGGTCACCAGCCTCCGGCGCCCCGTTGAGCCCAACCGCATGCCCGATCCGCCCGCGCAAACGGCCGCGTCCTCCGGGATCGCAGAAGCGAAGCAAAAAGAACTCCATCGGCGTCCTCAACATAGTTCAGCGTCTTCACCATGGTGTCGACTATGCCTCCGGCGCGCCGACTGCGGATCGGCCGTTGTCACGGGCACCTCGACCGATCGATCGGGCTCGAAGCTGGTGACCGATGCGGGCCAGCGCAGCTGCTCAGAGGGCGCGGCCAGGCCGTGCCGGCAACCCGTGCCAGCTGTGCGGGAAGCTGCGTCGCTGTAGGGTCCTGCTGCCGCAGGCGTGCGGACACCCTCGGTCGGCCGAGACAGTCCCGCACGTGCCATTCCTTGACCCAAGTTCATGAAACTTCTACTTTTACGATCGGTGTACCCAGATGAAGGAGCCTCTAGAAAGCGCCCTGCGCTCGTCTTCGGTTTCGGCCAAACCCCAGCGGGTCTACGCGCTTAAGTTCATTTCCGGAAAGTATCAGGGAGGCGAGTTCGCACTGCCGGCCGAGGGTGAGATCATCGTCGGCCGCTCCAGTGATCAGAACATGGTGCTGGTCGAGGACATGGTTTCTCGACGCCACGCTCGGATCTCGGTGGAGGGAGGGGACGTATTCATCCGAGACCTGAAGTCGACCAACGGGACCTTTGTCAACGGGGAGCGCATTAGCGAGGCCAAGCTGAGCGAGGGCGATCGGGTCTTGATCGGCACGAGCATCATGAAACTCGTGCGGAGCAGCGAATCCAGCCCGCCGCGGGCCAAGCCGAAGGGACAGCCCGAAGGAGTGCGGCGCCGTGCATCCCAAGTGCAGCGGATGACCGGCAGCATCGAGGAGGTACCCCTGCCGGACCTGCTGCAGTTGTTCAGCTCCTCCAAGAAGAATGGCGTACTTGTCGTACGTACAGAAACCGATGTCGGCAAGTTGTATTTGGACGCCGGTCAGGTGGTGTACGCGACGTTGAATGACGACGATACCCTCGGCGCAGAGAAGAGCTTGTACCGTATTGTTGGCTGGACAGCGGGCACCTTCTGCCTGGAGAGTCAGCCGGAGGAAGAGTTCCCGAGGGAACTGAACGTTTCGACCGAGGGCCTGTTGATGGAGGCCATGCGACGCATGGACGAAATGGCCAGGTTGGACGA comes from Pseudomonadota bacterium and encodes:
- the frr gene encoding ribosome recycling factor; protein product: MIDEAHEELRTAVAKSHEALRRELSKLRTGRANPALLESLRVDSYGQPTPIHQMATVGVPEPRLLTIKAWDRSQVKAIERAILESDLGLNPQSDGELIRVPLPPLTEDRRKELVKIARKYGEDAKVSIRKARHNAKDLLSTLREEGEASEDEVERASKRVEEIVQKATAEVDAIVGRKESDILAL
- the pyrH gene encoding UMP kinase, with the translated sequence MQVSPGGRPQRILLKLSGEALCGSPGGYGVELSTLEGICSELTDVHAMGVQIAIVIGGGNIFRGLKGSAAGMDRASADYMGMLATVINGIALQDGLEKHGVETRLLAALEVRQVAEPYIRRRAIRHLEKGRLVIFVAGTGNPFFSTDTAAALRAMEIQADLLCKATKVSGVYDKDPVKYSDASMFRRLSYDRFIGERMGVMDATAVTLCRDNNLPIRVFQLTQRGNIRRVIEGQELGTLVTQSEDSI
- a CDS encoding DUF4388 domain-containing protein; the encoded protein is MKEPLESALRSSSVSAKPQRVYALKFISGKYQGGEFALPAEGEIIVGRSSDQNMVLVEDMVSRRHARISVEGGDVFIRDLKSTNGTFVNGERISEAKLSEGDRVLIGTSIMKLVRSSESSPPRAKPKGQPEGVRRRASQVQRMTGSIEEVPLPDLLQLFSSSKKNGVLVVRTETDVGKLYLDAGQVVYATLNDDDTLGAEKSLYRIVGWTAGTFCLESQPEEEFPRELNVSTEGLLMEAMRRMDEMARLD
- the tsf gene encoding translation elongation factor Ts; translated protein: MVEVSATRVKQLRSRTGAGIMDCKNALVEAGGDEDKAVEIIQKKGLAKAAKKAGAIAAEGVVHAYVHPGSRIGVLVEVNCQTDFVARNDEFRAFADDIALQIASMAPLYVSPEDLPPEHKSKQAEIFRAQLIEQANRTGKKHPDHVVERIVEGRLEKWLGESCLLEQPFIRDNDKTIGHVADLLTAKLGERISVRRFVRFELGEGIEKKKNDLAKEVAEALAG